Proteins found in one Armatimonadota bacterium genomic segment:
- a CDS encoding SMP-30/gluconolactonase/LRE family protein codes for MADVVAFVICSVAMGDVLLPGSTVEQVATGMRFTEGPVWVPAEGCLLFSDIPANRIMRWTPGQGACVWREPSQNANGNTLDLQDRLLTCEHGSRRLTRTEPDGTITVLASTYAGKKLNSPNDAVVKSDGTIWFTDPPYGIQKEQVEQEHNYVFRLDPGATEPVPVASDFGMPNGLCFSPDERVLYIADSSDRHHIRRFTVNADNTLSGGEVFAVIDPGVPDGMRCDEEGRLYSTAGDGVHVFSPSGELVGKILTPESAANCAFGGANGDTLFITARTSLYSVRLATRGAKPPKVAEP; via the coding sequence CTCCCGGGTTCGACGGTGGAGCAGGTCGCTACGGGCATGCGCTTCACCGAGGGCCCGGTCTGGGTTCCGGCGGAAGGCTGCCTGCTATTCAGTGACATTCCAGCCAACCGGATCATGCGCTGGACGCCCGGACAAGGGGCTTGTGTCTGGCGTGAGCCCTCGCAGAATGCCAACGGCAACACCCTGGACCTTCAGGACCGCCTGCTCACCTGCGAGCACGGATCACGCAGACTCACCCGCACTGAGCCCGACGGGACGATCACCGTACTGGCGTCCACTTACGCGGGCAAGAAGCTGAACTCGCCAAACGATGCGGTAGTCAAGTCGGACGGGACCATCTGGTTCACCGACCCTCCCTACGGTATCCAGAAGGAACAGGTCGAGCAGGAGCACAACTACGTCTTTCGCCTGGACCCCGGGGCGACCGAACCCGTACCTGTGGCGTCGGACTTCGGCATGCCCAACGGCTTGTGTTTCTCGCCGGATGAGAGGGTGCTGTACATCGCGGATTCATCGGACCGCCACCACATCCGCAGGTTCACCGTGAACGCGGACAACACATTGAGCGGTGGCGAGGTGTTTGCAGTCATCGATCCGGGCGTCCCGGACGGAATGCGTTGTGATGAGGAGGGACGTTTGTACAGCACGGCGGGCGATGGTGTCCACGTTTTCTCGCCCTCCGGGGAGCTTGTGGGCAAGATCTTGACGCCAGAATCCGCCGCGAACTGCGCTTTCGGCGGTGCCAACGGCGACACGCTGTTCATCACCGCCCGCACCAGCCTCTATTCGGTGCGTCTGGCAACGCGAGGCGCGAAACCACCCAAGGTGGCGGAACCGTAA
- a CDS encoding glycoside hydrolase family 99-like domain-containing protein produces the protein MIILLALSSHICADTAIWTGQGVPQPQPVTGDVTLGVYIFPGWYRDTGRGDYPYRTHDEDSEWRLVARKPAPRPLLGFYDDSLPEVNDWHIKWALEHGISFFCFDWYWNAGEHRLLRTLEQGFLKAEHCNLMKFCIHWCNHGLDWKDREFNRPKDLDFQAPALVEMTEYLADNYFCLPNYLTVDGRPVLVIWDTRRILQANGGPEGFTKTLEEMNKVLRNRGIGDLYLVAIGDIAEAQAAGFSARTDYGCYGADFDSEFEWRGGYSIPYETMMAHQESRWRAVSSADGLPYMLSIGSNWDSRPRAGDAAPVITGKTPEKFARQCRNALRYIDRRTNLAIIEAWNEWGEGSFIEPDKEFGFGMLDAVRSTFTNAPAQHTDLVPSPEAIAGYSVLKGQELADARAIEEQAYPDPPRFPRSVKWAIDSPLPEGPVARSWEFDGGSSEGWMPYQVEPFTVAQGVLKTRALGDDPQLIVDNVGVPVDDLDCIALRLRTAKGVSACELFWTTTSEPSMTADKAIVFRLVPDGEWHTYQVRKQVDGKWSGTFKILRLDIGGAGDTIELDWIRLYQRAG, from the coding sequence TTGATTATCCTGCTGGCGCTAAGCTCCCATATCTGTGCAGACACTGCCATCTGGACCGGCCAAGGCGTACCCCAGCCCCAGCCTGTCACCGGCGACGTGACCCTCGGTGTCTACATCTTCCCGGGGTGGTACCGTGACACCGGGCGCGGCGATTACCCCTACCGCACCCACGACGAAGACAGCGAGTGGCGGCTAGTGGCACGTAAGCCCGCCCCGAGGCCGCTTCTGGGCTTCTACGACGACTCCCTGCCTGAGGTCAACGACTGGCACATAAAGTGGGCGCTGGAGCACGGCATCTCGTTTTTCTGCTTCGACTGGTACTGGAACGCCGGCGAGCATCGACTCCTGCGCACACTCGAGCAGGGCTTCCTCAAAGCAGAGCACTGCAACCTGATGAAGTTCTGCATCCACTGGTGCAATCACGGCCTCGACTGGAAAGACCGCGAGTTCAACCGCCCCAAGGACCTGGACTTCCAGGCACCCGCGCTGGTGGAGATGACCGAGTACCTTGCGGACAACTACTTCTGCCTGCCCAATTACCTCACCGTGGACGGCCGCCCGGTGCTGGTGATCTGGGACACCCGGCGCATCCTGCAGGCGAACGGCGGCCCGGAGGGATTCACAAAGACGCTGGAAGAGATGAACAAGGTCTTGCGCAATCGCGGCATCGGCGACTTGTACCTGGTGGCCATCGGGGACATCGCGGAGGCACAAGCCGCGGGCTTCAGCGCCCGGACAGACTACGGTTGCTACGGCGCGGACTTCGACTCCGAGTTCGAATGGCGCGGCGGGTATTCGATCCCGTACGAAACCATGATGGCCCATCAGGAATCCCGCTGGCGCGCCGTTTCCAGCGCTGACGGCCTTCCTTACATGCTCTCCATCGGCTCCAACTGGGACAGCCGCCCGAGGGCAGGCGACGCGGCTCCGGTGATCACAGGGAAGACCCCCGAAAAGTTCGCTCGGCAGTGCCGCAACGCTCTGCGTTACATCGATCGGCGTACCAACCTGGCGATCATTGAGGCGTGGAATGAGTGGGGTGAGGGGAGCTTCATTGAGCCGGACAAGGAGTTCGGTTTCGGCATGCTTGATGCCGTCCGCTCCACATTCACCAATGCCCCCGCGCAGCATACCGACCTGGTTCCGAGCCCCGAGGCGATTGCCGGCTACAGCGTCCTCAAGGGTCAAGAGTTGGCGGACGCGCGGGCGATAGAGGAGCAAGCATACCCGGATCCGCCGCGCTTTCCACGCAGTGTCAAGTGGGCGATCGATTCGCCCCTGCCGGAAGGCCCCGTTGCCAGGAGCTGGGAGTTCGATGGCGGTTCATCCGAGGGCTGGATGCCCTACCAGGTGGAGCCGTTCACTGTGGCGCAGGGCGTTCTCAAGACAAGGGCCCTGGGCGACGATCCCCAGCTCATCGTGGACAATGTGGGTGTGCCGGTGGACGACCTGGATTGCATTGCCCTGCGGCTCAGGACCGCGAAAGGCGTGTCGGCGTGTGAACTCTTCTGGACCACCACGTCGGAACCCTCTATGACCGCCGACAAGGCCATCGTGTTCAGGCTGGTCCCTGATGGTGAGTGGCACACGTACCAGGTCCGCAAGCAGGTTGATGGCAAGTGGAGCGGGACCTTCAAGATCTTGCGCCTGGACATTGGCGGCGCGGGGGACACGATTGAACTGGACTGGATACGACTCTACCAGCGCGCGGGGTGA
- the pstB gene encoding phosphate ABC transporter ATP-binding protein yields the protein MQPNPGAKLSARNLNLYYGSFHALKDVNLDVQPRSITAIIGPSGCGKSTLLRTFNRMNDLVQGARVEGEVTLDGQNIYAKETSLVTLRKRVGMVFQRPNPFPFSVRENVLFGPYAHGIVGRDRLEELLERSLKAAGLWDQVADKLDTPALELSLGEQQQLCIARLLAVEPEVILLDEPCSALDPYSTLHIEDLMRALSETYTIAIVTHNMQQAARASDRAVFMLLGELVEEGPTGQVFTAPSDERTEQYIMGRFG from the coding sequence ATGCAGCCCAACCCCGGGGCAAAGCTGTCCGCACGGAACCTGAACCTTTACTACGGGTCATTCCACGCGCTGAAGGACGTCAATCTCGACGTCCAACCCCGCAGCATCACCGCAATCATCGGCCCGTCCGGTTGCGGGAAGTCCACCCTGCTGCGCACCTTCAATCGCATGAACGACCTCGTGCAGGGCGCGCGTGTCGAAGGCGAGGTCACACTGGACGGCCAGAACATCTACGCCAAAGAGACCAGCCTCGTCACTCTTCGCAAGCGGGTCGGGATGGTCTTCCAGCGCCCGAACCCCTTCCCGTTCTCAGTGCGTGAGAACGTGCTGTTCGGGCCTTACGCCCACGGGATAGTGGGTCGAGACCGCCTGGAGGAGCTTCTCGAACGCAGCCTCAAGGCCGCAGGCCTGTGGGACCAGGTAGCGGACAAGCTGGACACCCCCGCACTGGAGCTGTCCCTCGGGGAGCAGCAACAACTTTGCATTGCCCGCCTGCTCGCGGTGGAGCCCGAAGTGATCCTCCTGGACGAGCCCTGCTCCGCGCTGGACCCGTACTCGACGCTGCACATTGAAGACCTGATGCGCGCGCTGAGCGAGACCTACACCATCGCCATCGTGACCCACAACATGCAGCAGGCGGCGCGCGCCTCGGATCGCGCCGTGTTCATGCTGCTGGGCGAACTGGTGGAAGAGGGCCCTACAGGGCAGGTCTTCACAGCCCCCTCTGATGAGCGCACCGAGCAATACATCATGGGCCGATTCGGTTAG
- a CDS encoding phosphate ABC transporter ATP-binding protein — protein MPSAETSGLYDPKIAIDNLSVSYGDTPALKSVSLPIYANEILGITGPSGSGKTTLLRMINRLNDRVPSCRHDGRILLDGRDIHAPEVDVNELRRRIGVVFALPTPLPKTIFENVIFGLRIAGVRDRQLLEDRAEQALRDAILWDEVKDRLGDSALRLSGGQQQRLCIARALAPHPEIVMLDEPCSGLDPISTLKIEQALQSLKERYTIILVSHNVQQASRATDRTAFILMGELVEWQPTAEIFTRPRDTRTADFLEGRFG, from the coding sequence ATGCCATCTGCCGAGACCTCAGGTCTATACGATCCCAAGATCGCCATTGATAACCTGTCGGTTTCTTACGGCGATACCCCGGCACTCAAGTCAGTGAGCCTGCCGATATACGCCAATGAGATTCTCGGCATCACTGGCCCCAGCGGCAGTGGGAAGACCACATTGCTGCGTATGATCAACCGCCTGAACGATCGGGTTCCCAGTTGCCGCCATGATGGACGCATCCTCCTGGACGGTCGGGATATCCACGCGCCCGAAGTGGATGTCAACGAGCTGCGCAGGCGCATCGGAGTGGTGTTCGCCCTGCCGACACCCCTCCCCAAGACGATCTTCGAGAATGTGATCTTCGGCCTGCGCATCGCAGGTGTCAGGGATCGTCAGCTCCTGGAGGATCGTGCCGAACAGGCCCTGCGTGATGCCATCCTGTGGGACGAGGTCAAGGACCGACTTGGTGACTCCGCTCTGCGGCTGTCGGGTGGCCAGCAGCAGCGCCTGTGTATCGCGCGCGCTCTCGCCCCGCACCCGGAGATTGTCATGCTGGATGAGCCCTGCTCGGGTCTGGACCCCATCTCCACGCTGAAGATCGAGCAGGCCTTGCAGTCGCTCAAAGAGCGGTACACTATCATCCTTGTCAGCCACAATGTGCAGCAGGCCTCGCGCGCCACGGACCGCACGGCCTTCATTCTCATGGGGGAATTGGTGGAGTGGCAGCCCACCGCGGAGATCTTCACCCGGCCTCGCGACACCCGGACGGCGGACTTCCTCGAGGGGAGGTTCGGCTAA
- the pstA gene encoding phosphate ABC transporter permease PstA → MAASDRHTARLRLNPETTHRLAVVGLWACAGLALGVLAGIIVLVLAKGLPMLSPGFLLESPERMGRAGGIFPTIVGTVLLTMVALLMATPLGVGTAIYLTEYTQAGRLARVIRFGVECLAGVPSIIFGLFGFIFFVIHLKMGWSVLSGGLTLAIMVLPTIIRTAEEAIRAVPASYREVSFAAGATAWQTVTRVVLPVALPGIMTGVVLSIGRCVGETAAVIFTAGTALRLPLSIFSPTRTMAVHFYILAREGLSMPHAYGTAAVLIIVILLVNTIANMIMVRFRAKVT, encoded by the coding sequence ATGGCCGCGAGTGACAGACACACTGCGCGTCTGCGTCTAAACCCGGAAACAACGCACCGACTGGCGGTCGTTGGCCTGTGGGCCTGCGCCGGACTGGCCCTTGGCGTCCTGGCGGGGATCATCGTGCTCGTTCTGGCCAAAGGCCTGCCGATGCTCAGCCCAGGCTTCCTGCTGGAATCCCCGGAGCGCATGGGCCGGGCAGGCGGGATATTCCCCACCATCGTCGGAACGGTTCTGCTGACAATGGTTGCTCTGCTCATGGCTACGCCACTGGGCGTCGGCACTGCGATCTACCTGACCGAATACACCCAAGCCGGGCGGCTCGCGAGAGTGATCCGCTTCGGTGTCGAGTGTCTCGCCGGGGTGCCCTCCATCATTTTCGGCCTGTTCGGGTTCATCTTTTTCGTGATCCACCTGAAGATGGGCTGGTCGGTTCTGTCCGGTGGCCTGACTTTGGCGATCATGGTCCTGCCCACCATCATCCGCACCGCCGAGGAAGCGATTCGGGCGGTTCCGGCGTCGTATCGCGAAGTGTCCTTCGCGGCCGGAGCCACTGCATGGCAGACGGTGACCCGGGTGGTGCTCCCCGTTGCCCTGCCGGGCATCATGACCGGTGTGGTGCTGAGCATCGGGCGCTGCGTCGGCGAGACTGCTGCCGTCATCTTCACCGCCGGGACGGCGCTTCGCCTGCCCTTGTCCATTTTCAGCCCCACCCGCACCATGGCCGTCCATTTCTACATCCTGGCCCGCGAGGGGCTGTCTATGCCGCATGCTTACGGTACCGCGGCAGTCCTGATTATCGTAATTCTGCTGGTAAACACCATCGCCAACATGATCATGGTTCGCTTCCGGGCGAAAGTCACGTGA
- the pstC gene encoding phosphate ABC transporter permease subunit PstC, with amino-acid sequence MRIREFVIEKALLVSALSSVGMLGLIALFVFIEGTPIIAREGPISFLFGNTWAPTKGHFGIFPMILGSIWVTIGSLIIAGPLGVACAVFLVEIAPRRVADLMRPAIQLLAGIPSVVYGFVGIIVLVPLIRETLGGPGLSVLTATVILGVMVLPTVISISQDALEAVPNSYREGALALGLTQWQAISRVVLPAARGGITAALVLGMGRAIGETMAVIMVVGNAAKLPVSPLDPARTLTSNIALEMAYAAGEHREALFATGVVLFIFIMILNTLASLRAGRRGER; translated from the coding sequence GTGAGGATACGGGAGTTCGTCATCGAAAAGGCATTGCTTGTCTCGGCACTGTCGTCTGTGGGTATGTTGGGGCTCATCGCTCTTTTCGTGTTCATCGAGGGAACGCCGATTATCGCGCGCGAAGGCCCGATCTCCTTCCTGTTCGGCAACACATGGGCCCCTACGAAGGGCCACTTCGGTATATTCCCGATGATCCTCGGGTCAATCTGGGTCACCATCGGCTCGCTGATCATTGCCGGGCCTTTGGGCGTGGCCTGCGCCGTGTTCCTGGTGGAAATCGCGCCACGACGGGTTGCCGACCTCATGCGCCCCGCAATCCAACTGCTCGCCGGCATTCCTTCGGTTGTCTACGGATTCGTGGGAATCATCGTCCTGGTGCCCCTGATCCGCGAGACTCTGGGGGGGCCGGGCCTGTCCGTGCTGACGGCCACGGTGATCCTCGGTGTCATGGTCCTGCCCACCGTGATCAGCATCTCCCAGGATGCGCTCGAGGCCGTCCCCAACTCATACCGCGAAGGGGCCCTCGCCCTGGGGCTCACCCAGTGGCAGGCAATCAGCCGCGTGGTTCTTCCGGCTGCCCGAGGCGGGATCACAGCGGCTCTGGTGCTTGGCATGGGCCGCGCAATCGGCGAGACGATGGCGGTAATCATGGTGGTGGGTAACGCGGCTAAGCTGCCTGTAAGCCCACTGGACCCTGCCCGAACCCTAACCAGCAATATCGCGCTCGAGATGGCCTACGCTGCAGGAGAGCATCGCGAGGCGTTGTTCGCCACAGGCGTGGTTCTTTTCATCTTCATCATGATCCTGAACACCCTCGCCAGCCTGCGTGCGGGAAGGCGGGGTGAGCGCTGA
- a CDS encoding phosphate ABC transporter substrate-binding protein produces the protein MRRARTGLRVTVAISMAISALAGCHNPQAGGLTIAGSTSVQPVAEMLADKYMAEHPGHQINVQGGGSSAGISAVLSGAAAIGMSSRELKPDETGLTRFLLARDAIALIVHPDNPVHEMTTEQARGIFSGRIRRWDEIGGRAARITCITREEGSGTRSAFEEMIMGEDVQIAADAIVQDSTGAARTIVADDRNAIAYVSLGMVTPEVTAVTLDGVKPTHETVESGKYRLCRPFLLLTKGPPSPEAQAYLDYVRRPDCQAIIAEEGYIPVKSGDAQ, from the coding sequence ATGCGTCGGGCCCGTACCGGGTTGAGAGTCACGGTGGCGATAAGCATGGCCATTTCCGCGCTGGCAGGCTGCCACAACCCGCAGGCCGGCGGTCTGACCATTGCCGGCTCCACCTCGGTGCAGCCCGTGGCCGAGATGCTGGCCGACAAGTACATGGCCGAGCATCCGGGACACCAGATCAATGTCCAGGGCGGCGGGAGTTCAGCCGGCATCAGCGCGGTCCTATCGGGCGCCGCGGCGATCGGCATGTCCTCGCGGGAGCTGAAACCCGACGAGACCGGCCTCACTCGCTTCCTCTTGGCCAGGGACGCGATTGCCCTGATCGTGCACCCGGACAATCCCGTGCATGAGATGACCACCGAACAGGCGCGTGGAATCTTCTCGGGACGCATCCGCAGATGGGATGAGATCGGCGGTCGTGCCGCACGTATCACCTGCATCACCCGCGAGGAAGGCTCGGGCACACGGAGCGCCTTTGAGGAGATGATCATGGGCGAGGATGTCCAGATCGCGGCGGACGCCATCGTCCAGGACTCAACTGGAGCGGCCCGCACCATCGTTGCTGATGACCGGAACGCCATTGCCTATGTATCGCTGGGGATGGTCACCCCCGAAGTGACGGCGGTGACGCTGGACGGCGTCAAACCCACGCACGAGACAGTGGAGAGCGGCAAATACCGGCTCTGCCGACCTTTCCTGCTGCTGACCAAGGGCCCGCCTTCCCCTGAAGCGCAAGCATATCTGGACTACGTCCGTCGCCCCGACTGCCAGGCAATCATCGCCGAGGAGGGGTACATACCCGTGAAGTCAGGCGATGCCCAGTGA
- the phoU gene encoding phosphate signaling complex protein PhoU: protein MDSVRHTFDVELEKLDGTVLHMGEFVANMLHDAMDALVRQDENLARDVRDRDEVANRLDDEIEQSAIRLLALQQPVATDLRRVASVLKATTDLERVGDYASDIAQCAIRLAGDPYFAPLEDIPEMGRIVEGMIRDALKTYVTRDVVFGKSVRDRDKEVDRIYKRVHSQLLEWMEREPRVIHQASEMMFVARYLERLGDHTKNIIERIAYAETGSLRPWRNEEWKREHGVLPTEPGPVEPPEEQVDHEE from the coding sequence ATGGATTCGGTCAGGCACACCTTCGACGTCGAACTCGAGAAACTCGACGGCACAGTCCTGCACATGGGCGAGTTTGTGGCCAACATGCTGCACGATGCAATGGATGCCCTCGTCCGGCAAGACGAAAACCTTGCCCGGGATGTGCGCGACCGCGACGAGGTGGCGAATCGACTCGACGACGAGATCGAGCAAAGCGCCATACGATTGCTGGCGTTGCAACAGCCGGTGGCCACGGACCTGCGTCGAGTCGCCAGCGTCCTCAAGGCGACCACGGACCTGGAACGGGTCGGCGACTACGCTTCGGATATCGCCCAGTGCGCCATAAGACTGGCCGGAGACCCGTATTTCGCACCTCTCGAGGATATTCCGGAGATGGGCCGCATCGTGGAGGGCATGATCCGCGATGCCCTCAAGACTTACGTGACCCGCGATGTGGTTTTTGGCAAGAGCGTGCGGGATCGGGACAAGGAGGTTGACCGTATCTACAAGCGCGTCCACTCCCAGTTGCTGGAGTGGATGGAGAGGGAGCCGCGGGTCATCCACCAGGCGAGCGAGATGATGTTTGTGGCGCGGTATCTCGAGCGTCTCGGCGACCATACCAAGAACATCATCGAGCGCATCGCCTACGCGGAGACGGGGTCGCTGCGCCCGTGGCGAAACGAGGAGTGGAAGCGCGAGCACGGCGTCCTGCCCACCGAACCCGGACCTGTGGAACCGCCGGAGGAGCAAGTAGATCATGAGGAGTAG
- a CDS encoding response regulator, with protein MCVRILIVDDDDTIRALLTDVLSLLGHKTLCASSCAEALASMEALPPDLVLLDLKLLDGPGWILYEEMQSRFSLRSIPVIVLTGDIEALPAGALPESPLLAFLEKPFSVKALKAAIDEVVTNSRITAFRRECI; from the coding sequence GTGTGCGTCCGTATTTTGATCGTGGACGATGATGATACGATCCGTGCTCTGCTCACCGACGTCCTCTCCCTGCTGGGCCACAAGACCCTCTGTGCGTCGAGTTGCGCGGAAGCCCTCGCCTCCATGGAGGCGCTTCCGCCCGACCTCGTACTGCTCGACCTCAAGTTGCTCGACGGGCCTGGCTGGATCCTATACGAGGAGATGCAGTCTCGTTTCTCGCTGAGGAGCATTCCAGTTATCGTTCTGACTGGAGACATTGAGGCTCTGCCCGCAGGTGCTCTGCCGGAGTCCCCTTTGCTCGCATTTCTCGAAAAGCCGTTCAGCGTCAAGGCTCTCAAGGCAGCTATTGACGAGGTTGTGACCAATAGCCGCATTACAGCTTTCCGAAGAGAGTGTATTTAG
- a CDS encoding PEP-CTERM sorting domain-containing protein codes for MSSRSLYFLLLLLPACGHPSTITLMGVPEYQWFHGCSPTAGGMLFGYWDSRPGYGNLFDGDASVWWGNDDGSSGTKRMVASQEFITGTTHPLNCIADFMGTDAAGGSFSQGIFAGLRRYAYWDDPMTSTNESYTFFSNHHLVYNQNTMSPQDALGAFSFDLLMREIDEGRPMIINLSLNNGKGHSVVAYGYQDNGPGDQWFACRDTWLDGNSDGVKGVSAKVEDGIEWWKWQEAPVGKDFGEAYFVEEAVYFGPQNDGWVYEIEDHHAFGSAQQVLGTTTIYGSIGARNEEDWYALWMSAHDILAASTSDDLFGTEGLDSYLELYDPAGTPRIAQDDVFASRKSHFSYRADVEGWWRLRVTGVYGTSTGDYYLNLNTYQNDIPEPGTLGLFGLGLIAVGLYLRRRRDC; via the coding sequence ATGAGTAGCCGTTCCCTTTATTTCCTGCTTCTCCTTCTGCCTGCGTGCGGGCATCCATCGACGATCACGCTGATGGGTGTTCCTGAATATCAGTGGTTCCATGGCTGTTCGCCGACCGCCGGCGGAATGCTCTTCGGTTACTGGGACTCGAGACCAGGTTACGGCAACCTCTTCGACGGCGATGCATCGGTGTGGTGGGGCAATGATGACGGCAGCTCCGGCACGAAACGAATGGTCGCCAGCCAGGAGTTCATCACCGGCACAACTCATCCCCTGAATTGTATTGCTGACTTCATGGGCACGGACGCTGCAGGCGGCTCGTTCTCTCAGGGCATCTTCGCGGGTCTGAGGCGCTACGCCTATTGGGACGATCCCATGACGTCCACCAATGAGTCATACACTTTCTTTTCGAACCACCACCTGGTCTACAACCAAAACACCATGAGCCCCCAGGATGCCCTGGGCGCTTTCAGCTTTGATCTGCTGATGCGTGAGATTGATGAGGGCAGGCCGATGATTATCAATCTCAGCCTGAACAACGGAAAGGGGCACTCCGTTGTGGCCTACGGCTACCAGGACAATGGACCGGGCGACCAGTGGTTTGCTTGCCGCGACACATGGTTGGACGGCAATTCCGACGGTGTCAAGGGAGTGTCGGCAAAGGTCGAGGACGGCATTGAGTGGTGGAAGTGGCAGGAAGCGCCGGTTGGCAAGGACTTCGGCGAGGCCTACTTCGTGGAGGAGGCCGTATACTTCGGACCACAGAACGATGGGTGGGTGTACGAGATCGAGGATCACCACGCGTTTGGTAGCGCACAGCAGGTCCTGGGCACGACCACCATCTACGGATCCATTGGCGCCAGAAACGAAGAGGACTGGTACGCCTTGTGGATGTCTGCCCATGATATCCTGGCCGCGAGCACTTCAGACGACCTGTTTGGGACCGAAGGTCTCGATTCTTACCTGGAACTGTATGACCCTGCGGGTACCCCCCGGATCGCCCAGGACGATGTCTTCGCAAGCCGCAAGTCGCACTTCTCGTACCGGGCGGATGTCGAGGGCTGGTGGCGGCTTCGCGTGACTGGGGTGTACGGGACTAGCACCGGAGACTACTACCTGAACCTGAATACGTACCAGAATGACATACCCGAGCCGGGGACTTTGGGGCTCTTTGGGCTCGGTCTGATTGCGGTCGGCCTGTACCTGCGCAGAAGACGCGATTGCTGA